A genome region from Bacillaceae bacterium IKA-2 includes the following:
- a CDS encoding DUF3905 domain-containing protein, translating to MKKQRNFEPNPKTPLDNWSVDIDPAIMSGDHWAEEENAPLEQLEFLNIGECEEVNEKNEHPYDLFMHPTINVSYGNLKREPKKKN from the coding sequence ATGAAAAAACAAAGAAACTTCGAACCAAATCCAAAAACTCCTCTTGATAATTGGAGTGTTGATATTGATCCAGCAATTATGTCAGGAGATCACTGGGCCGAGGAAGAAAACGCGCCTCTAGAACAACTTGAGTTCTTAAATATAGGGGAATGTGAAGAAGTAAATGAAAAAAATGAACATCCTTATGACCTCTTTATGCACCCGACAATCAATGTAAGCTATGGAAATTTGAAGAGAGAACCAAAGAAGAAAAACTAG
- a CDS encoding EscU/YscU/HrcU family type III secretion system export apparatus switch protein: MKEDFEKKRAVALSFDGESDSAPKVIAKGKGFIAEELIKVALKNNVPIQEDANLVELLSQLEMNQSIPEELYEVVAEIFAFIYRIEKNIKKTS, encoded by the coding sequence ATGAAAGAAGACTTTGAGAAGAAACGAGCAGTAGCCCTTTCATTTGATGGTGAAAGTGACAGTGCGCCTAAAGTCATCGCTAAAGGAAAAGGGTTTATAGCCGAAGAACTAATAAAAGTAGCATTAAAAAATAATGTTCCAATCCAAGAAGACGCTAACCTGGTTGAACTTTTAAGTCAGTTAGAAATGAACCAATCGATACCAGAGGAACTCTATGAAGTAGTAGCAGAGATCTTTGCGTTTATTTACCGAATCGAGAAAAACATAAAAAAAACTTCATAA
- the sucC gene encoding ADP-forming succinate--CoA ligase subunit beta → MNIHEYQGKELLRKYGVSVPNGKVAFTVDEAVAVAKELGTKVCVVKAQIHAGGRGKAGGVKVATKGLEEVRTYAAEILGKTLITHQTGPEGKEVKRLLIEEGCDIKKEYYVGLVLDRVTSRVVMMASEEGGTEIEEVAETNPEKIFKEVVDPVVGLTGFQARRLAFNIKIPNELVGQAVKFMMGLYKVFVEKDCSIAEINPLVTTGDGKVMALDAKFNFDSNALYRQKEILAYRDLEEEDAKEIEASKYDLSYISLDGNIGCMVNGAGLAMSTMDIIKHYMGDPANFLDVGGGATAEKVTEAFKIILSDKNVKGIFVNIFGGIMKCDIIANGVVEASKQVGLTLPLVVRLEGTNVELGKQILKESGLNITSADSMADGAEKIVALVK, encoded by the coding sequence ATGAATATCCACGAGTATCAAGGTAAAGAACTTTTGAGAAAGTACGGTGTTAGTGTACCAAATGGGAAAGTTGCATTTACAGTTGATGAGGCAGTTGCTGTGGCCAAAGAACTGGGTACGAAGGTATGTGTTGTAAAAGCGCAAATCCATGCAGGTGGTAGAGGAAAAGCTGGAGGGGTTAAAGTAGCGACGAAAGGCCTTGAAGAAGTTCGTACATATGCTGCCGAAATTTTGGGAAAAACGTTAATTACTCACCAAACTGGTCCTGAAGGTAAAGAGGTTAAGCGCTTACTTATCGAAGAAGGCTGTGATATTAAAAAAGAATATTACGTCGGCCTAGTGTTAGACCGTGTTACTTCTCGAGTTGTCATGATGGCTTCTGAAGAAGGCGGTACTGAAATTGAAGAAGTAGCTGAAACGAATCCAGAAAAGATTTTCAAGGAAGTTGTTGATCCAGTAGTTGGTTTAACAGGATTTCAAGCAAGAAGATTAGCATTTAATATCAAAATCCCTAATGAGCTAGTTGGACAAGCGGTAAAATTCATGATGGGACTTTATAAAGTATTTGTAGAAAAAGATTGCTCGATTGCCGAAATCAACCCACTTGTCACAACAGGTGATGGTAAGGTTATGGCTTTAGATGCAAAGTTCAATTTCGATTCAAATGCACTTTATCGACAAAAAGAAATCCTTGCGTATCGTGACCTAGAAGAGGAAGACGCAAAGGAAATCGAAGCGTCTAAATACGATTTAAGTTACATTTCATTAGACGGAAATATTGGTTGTATGGTTAATGGTGCTGGACTTGCGATGTCAACGATGGATATTATTAAACATTACATGGGTGACCCTGCTAACTTCTTAGATGTTGGTGGCGGTGCAACAGCTGAAAAAGTAACAGAAGCGTTTAAAATTATCCTTTCAGATAAAAATGTTAAAGGGATTTTTGTTAACATCTTCGGTGGAATTATGAAATGCGACATTATTGCTAATGGAGTAGTTGAAGCATCTAAGCAAGTTGGTTTAACATTACCTTTAGTTGTCCGTTTAGAAGGAACTAACGTTGAATTAGGGAAGCAAATTCTAAAAGAATCTGGATTAAATATTACTTCTGCTGATTCGATGGCTGATGGGGCAGAAAAGATCGTAGCTCTAGTTAAATAG
- the sucD gene encoding succinate--CoA ligase subunit alpha, whose amino-acid sequence MSILINKDTKVICQGITGAVGLFHTKQAVEYGTNMVGGVTPGKGGTEIDGIPVFNTVEDAVKATGATASVVYVPPAFAADAIMEATEAGLELVICITEGIPVLDMVNVKRYMEGKKTRLIGPNCPGVITPDECKIGIMPGYIHKKGHVGVVSRSGTLTYEAVHQLSTNGIGQSTAVGIGGDPVNGTDFIDILKLYNEDEDTYAVIMIGEIGGTAEEEAAEWVKANMTKPVVGFIGGKTAPPGKRMGHAGAIISGGKGTADEKVRVMESCGIKVAPTPSDMGSTLIAALKENNLLEKCLTHK is encoded by the coding sequence ATGAGTATCCTAATTAATAAAGACACAAAAGTAATTTGCCAAGGAATTACTGGCGCAGTAGGATTGTTTCATACTAAACAAGCCGTGGAATATGGAACCAATATGGTTGGTGGTGTAACACCTGGTAAAGGTGGTACTGAAATCGACGGGATTCCAGTTTTTAATACAGTTGAAGATGCAGTTAAAGCTACTGGAGCAACTGCTTCTGTAGTATATGTTCCACCAGCATTTGCAGCCGATGCAATTATGGAAGCAACAGAAGCTGGCTTAGAGTTAGTTATTTGTATAACTGAAGGAATTCCAGTTTTGGATATGGTAAATGTGAAGCGTTACATGGAAGGGAAAAAGACTCGTTTGATTGGGCCAAACTGTCCAGGAGTGATTACCCCTGATGAGTGCAAAATTGGAATTATGCCAGGTTATATTCATAAAAAGGGCCATGTTGGAGTGGTATCACGCTCTGGAACATTAACGTATGAGGCTGTACATCAATTATCAACTAATGGTATCGGCCAATCCACAGCAGTGGGAATTGGTGGTGACCCAGTAAATGGTACAGACTTTATTGATATATTAAAGTTATATAATGAAGATGAAGATACGTATGCAGTTATTATGATTGGTGAGATTGGTGGTACTGCCGAGGAAGAAGCAGCAGAATGGGTTAAAGCTAATATGACAAAGCCTGTTGTTGGCTTTATCGGTGGGAAAACAGCTCCTCCAGGAAAAAGAATGGGACATGCTGGAGCAATCATTTCAGGAGGAAAAGGTACTGCAGATGAAAAGGTTAGAGTTATGGAAAGTTGCGGAATAAAAGTAGCTCCAACTCCTTCAGATATGGGTTCGACATTAATTGCAGCACTAAAAGAAAATAATTTACTTGAAAAATGTCTTACGCATAAATAA